One genomic region from Haloterrigena gelatinilytica encodes:
- a CDS encoding FecCD family ABC transporter permease has product MVEAQSVGEHAATRDREGWVTGTLVLFCLASAVITVVAGLVQVTFGEYSMTFVEAWSAVFEPTVLFNLEAWSSFLFGTELPEMSTDSVVVWNLRLPRVFVAIIAGATLAISGAIFQAVTRNELASPFVLGVSSGAGFAVLATLVVFTGLAPYLPLIAALGGTVAFLIVYGIAWKGGTSPVRLVLAGVIVNMVFQSLQQGLFFFVDDLGVAQTAIAWLTGSFTGTGWGEVRIALIPGIAAIAIALASSRQLNVLLLGETTAKSLGMRVERVRFFLSGVAILAASVAIAVAGIVSFFGLVVPHIVRNVVGGDYRQLMVGCLFAGPALMVTADVGARLALGGMQMPVGVVTGLVGGPYFLYLMRKQQSMGEL; this is encoded by the coding sequence ATGGTAGAAGCGCAGTCGGTCGGCGAGCACGCGGCGACTCGGGACCGGGAGGGTTGGGTTACCGGGACGCTCGTGCTCTTCTGTTTGGCGAGTGCGGTCATCACGGTCGTCGCCGGACTCGTACAGGTGACGTTCGGAGAGTACTCGATGACGTTCGTGGAGGCGTGGTCGGCCGTGTTCGAGCCCACGGTGCTTTTCAACCTCGAGGCCTGGTCGTCGTTTCTCTTCGGCACCGAGCTCCCCGAGATGAGCACGGACAGCGTCGTGGTGTGGAACCTCCGGCTCCCTCGCGTCTTCGTCGCGATCATCGCCGGCGCGACGCTGGCGATCTCCGGGGCGATCTTCCAGGCGGTGACCCGAAACGAGCTGGCCAGCCCCTTCGTGCTCGGGGTTAGCTCCGGCGCCGGGTTCGCGGTGCTGGCGACGCTCGTCGTCTTCACCGGGCTCGCGCCGTACCTCCCGCTGATCGCCGCGCTCGGCGGGACCGTCGCCTTCCTAATCGTCTACGGGATCGCCTGGAAGGGCGGGACCAGCCCCGTTCGCCTCGTGCTCGCGGGCGTGATCGTCAACATGGTCTTCCAGTCGCTCCAGCAGGGGCTGTTCTTCTTCGTGGACGACCTCGGCGTCGCCCAGACGGCGATCGCCTGGCTGACGGGCTCGTTCACCGGCACGGGTTGGGGAGAGGTCCGGATCGCCCTCATTCCGGGCATCGCTGCGATCGCCATCGCGCTCGCCAGCTCGCGACAGTTGAACGTCCTGTTGCTCGGCGAGACCACCGCCAAGTCGCTGGGGATGCGCGTCGAGCGCGTCCGCTTTTTCCTCTCGGGGGTCGCCATTCTCGCGGCGAGCGTCGCGATCGCCGTCGCGGGCATCGTCAGCTTCTTCGGCCTCGTCGTTCCGCACATCGTCCGGAACGTCGTCGGCGGCGACTACCGACAGCTGATGGTCGGCTGCCTGTTCGCCGGTCCGGCGCTGATGGTCACCGCCGACGTCGGCGCCCGCCTCGCGCTGGGGGGGATGCAGATGCCCGTCGGCGTCGTGACCGGGCTGGTCGGCGGTCCCTACTTCCTCTATCTGATGCGCAAGCAGCAGTCCATGGGTGAGCTATAA
- a CDS encoding proton-conducting transporter transmembrane domain-containing protein translates to MTDESAPTSDDAVAQLSEPTPSTSLVPRASTRTVWTLFALSVGVLALAARNGAGWEFAGALRVDGLTAVMWVVVTFFSGIVHSYSRRYMAGDRHIDRFYYRVLGFTLVVMTLTAADHVALFAAAWLAMGLLMASLIGHVREWEQARAASALARRYFLASSGLLAASLALLAWATGATTLTGIFGALEGVSRTVGLVAAGGIVLAAVIQSALFPFHNWLLSSMTAPTPASALMHAGFVNAGGILLTRFAPVVADHLAVMSLVVLFGAVSALLGQAMILVQTDVKRKLGCSTIAQMGFMILQCGLGFFAAAIAHLVLHGFYKAYLFLSSGAAVEQAVPRDEKQTHLGFSGVAVSLLTAVGGGVLFGVLTGKATSLELNSGTILTLVVVLTTLTAARDILRRSTLPASVRFVSAPLVVLTAISGYAIAFNAVSTMLSGVPMTHVSTEMTIAHYLVVALFVGAYLVAELGWYHSSKRLYVTLLNLSQPDPNTVLTDKEDYNDA, encoded by the coding sequence ATGACCGACGAAAGTGCACCCACATCCGACGACGCCGTCGCACAACTCTCCGAACCGACGCCATCGACCTCGCTCGTTCCGCGAGCGTCGACGCGGACGGTCTGGACGCTGTTCGCCCTCAGCGTCGGGGTACTCGCGCTGGCGGCCCGGAACGGAGCCGGCTGGGAGTTCGCGGGCGCGCTGCGCGTCGACGGGCTGACCGCGGTGATGTGGGTCGTGGTCACCTTCTTCAGCGGGATCGTCCACAGCTACTCCCGGCGCTACATGGCCGGTGACCGTCACATCGATCGGTTCTACTACCGCGTTCTCGGGTTCACGCTCGTCGTCATGACGCTGACCGCGGCCGACCACGTCGCGCTGTTCGCGGCGGCGTGGCTGGCGATGGGACTGCTCATGGCGTCGCTCATCGGTCACGTTCGCGAGTGGGAGCAGGCCCGAGCCGCGTCCGCCCTCGCTCGTCGATACTTCCTCGCCAGCAGCGGCCTGCTGGCCGCCTCGCTGGCCCTCCTCGCCTGGGCGACGGGCGCGACCACACTCACCGGCATCTTCGGGGCTCTCGAGGGCGTCTCGCGGACGGTCGGCCTCGTCGCCGCCGGCGGGATCGTCCTCGCGGCGGTCATCCAGTCGGCCCTGTTCCCCTTCCACAACTGGCTGCTGTCGTCGATGACGGCGCCGACGCCGGCGTCGGCCCTGATGCACGCCGGATTCGTCAACGCGGGCGGGATCTTGCTGACCAGGTTCGCTCCGGTGGTCGCCGACCACCTCGCCGTCATGTCGCTCGTCGTCCTGTTCGGCGCCGTCAGCGCCCTCCTCGGACAGGCGATGATCCTCGTCCAGACGGACGTCAAACGCAAGCTCGGCTGTTCGACCATCGCGCAGATGGGCTTTATGATACTGCAGTGCGGCCTCGGCTTCTTCGCCGCGGCGATCGCCCACCTCGTCCTCCACGGCTTCTACAAGGCGTACCTCTTCCTCTCGTCGGGCGCCGCCGTCGAGCAAGCGGTGCCGAGAGACGAGAAGCAAACCCACCTCGGCTTCTCCGGGGTCGCCGTCAGTCTGCTGACCGCCGTCGGCGGCGGCGTCCTGTTCGGCGTCCTCACCGGGAAGGCGACGAGCCTCGAGTTGAACAGCGGGACCATCCTGACGCTGGTCGTGGTCCTGACGACGCTGACCGCGGCACGGGACATCCTGCGGCGGTCGACCCTGCCGGCGTCGGTCAGGTTCGTCAGCGCCCCGCTGGTCGTCCTGACCGCGATCAGCGGCTATGCCATCGCGTTCAACGCCGTCTCGACGATGCTCTCGGGCGTGCCGATGACCCACGTCTCGACGGAGATGACGATCGCCCACTACCTCGTCGTCGCCCTGTTCGTCGGCGCTTATCTCGTGGCCGAACTCGGCTGGTACCACTCGAGCAAGCGCCTCTACGTGACGCTGCTGAACCTCTCCCAACCCGATCCGAACACCGTGCTCACCGACAAGGAGGACTACAATGACGCGTAA
- a CDS encoding ABC transporter substrate-binding protein: MTDESTWTRRNVLRTSGAIAGVSAMAGCIDSLGSDDDSQYSVTMEPVGEVEFDGVPETWAAGTGDWADMGVALGQEPPEALYLSHRYHTPYYDEIPDVNVNSEDIDSLWEDELTVEEFMELSDDVDVFVMDPNFLKGQGKWSDDDIEQVESTGTPFFGNTIFSQDYGFHDDYEYLTLYEAFEKLAEVFQETERYEEFEALHDEFQTNIEDVVPSDDQQVAVLWPQDDSFLTYIIDEGTSYKHLQDLGYKDALANTDVEDFHSGGGEVDYETLLEIDPDNILLRGEQYRTREEFVQNTVEPMKNHDVARQLTAVQNDDVYRAGPLYQGPILNLLVTEQLASELYGVDEELFDRQKVSDIVNGDF; the protein is encoded by the coding sequence ATGACCGACGAGTCCACGTGGACGAGACGCAACGTCCTTCGAACGAGCGGGGCGATCGCCGGCGTGAGCGCGATGGCCGGCTGTATCGATTCCCTCGGGTCCGACGACGACTCCCAATACTCGGTGACGATGGAACCGGTCGGCGAGGTCGAGTTCGACGGCGTCCCCGAGACGTGGGCCGCCGGCACCGGGGATTGGGCCGATATGGGGGTCGCACTGGGTCAGGAGCCACCGGAGGCCCTCTATCTTTCCCACCGGTACCACACGCCGTACTACGACGAGATTCCCGACGTGAACGTCAATTCGGAGGACATCGATTCGCTCTGGGAGGACGAACTGACCGTCGAGGAGTTCATGGAGCTGAGTGATGACGTGGACGTCTTCGTCATGGACCCGAACTTCCTCAAGGGGCAGGGGAAGTGGAGCGACGACGACATCGAACAGGTCGAGTCGACGGGAACGCCGTTTTTCGGCAACACGATCTTCTCGCAGGATTACGGCTTCCACGACGATTACGAGTATCTGACGCTGTACGAAGCGTTCGAGAAACTCGCGGAGGTCTTCCAGGAAACGGAACGCTACGAGGAGTTCGAGGCGCTACACGACGAGTTCCAGACGAATATCGAGGACGTCGTCCCCTCGGACGATCAGCAGGTCGCCGTCCTGTGGCCTCAGGATGACAGTTTCCTTACCTACATCATCGATGAGGGAACGAGTTACAAACACCTCCAGGACCTCGGGTACAAGGACGCGCTCGCCAACACCGACGTCGAGGACTTCCACAGCGGAGGCGGCGAAGTCGACTACGAGACGCTGCTCGAGATCGATCCGGACAACATCCTGCTGCGCGGCGAACAGTACCGGACCCGCGAGGAGTTCGTCCAGAACACCGTCGAACCGATGAAAAACCACGACGTCGCACGGCAGCTGACGGCCGTCCAGAACGACGACGTCTATCGGGCCGGTCCGCTCTACCAGGGACCGATCCTCAACCTGCTCGTCACCGAGCAGCTGGCCTCGGAGCTCTACGGCGTCGACGAGGAACTGTTCGACCGACAGAAAGTCAGCGACATCGTCAACGGCGACTTCTAA
- a CDS encoding ABC transporter ATP-binding protein: MAQNKTQMTQERITDSDGVAVESALVGEDLSLSYPTSEETIVECARLDIPQNAVTALVGPNGSGKSTLLKSLSNHLEPERGTVRIHGKELDTFDRKELARELGVLSQENDSLGSITVEDLIYHGRYPHRGFFDSVSEEDHAAVERALELAGIEDLRDAELGQLSGGQKQLAWIAMVLAQDTDVLLLDEPTTFLDVHHQFRVLETIRQLNEEKGVTVAVILHDIAQAARFADYLVAMHDGELYDWGPPEEVVTEQLLADVFGVEATVQHEPELQVLPRRALPER, from the coding sequence ATGGCACAGAACAAGACGCAGATGACGCAAGAACGGATCACCGACAGCGACGGCGTCGCGGTCGAGAGCGCGCTGGTCGGCGAGGACCTCTCGTTGAGCTACCCGACGAGCGAGGAGACGATCGTCGAGTGCGCCCGACTGGACATTCCCCAAAACGCCGTAACCGCGCTCGTCGGGCCAAACGGCAGCGGGAAGAGTACGCTGCTGAAGTCGCTCTCGAACCACCTCGAGCCCGAACGAGGGACGGTCCGCATCCACGGCAAGGAACTCGACACGTTCGACCGGAAGGAACTGGCCCGCGAACTGGGCGTCCTCTCCCAGGAGAACGACTCGCTGGGTTCGATCACCGTCGAGGATCTGATCTACCACGGCCGCTACCCGCACCGGGGCTTCTTCGACAGCGTCAGCGAGGAAGACCACGCGGCCGTCGAACGCGCCCTCGAGTTGGCGGGAATCGAGGACCTCCGGGACGCCGAACTCGGCCAACTGAGCGGCGGCCAGAAGCAACTGGCCTGGATCGCGATGGTGTTGGCCCAGGACACGGACGTTCTCCTGCTCGACGAACCGACGACGTTCCTGGACGTCCACCACCAGTTCCGCGTCCTCGAGACGATCCGCCAGTTGAACGAGGAGAAGGGGGTCACCGTGGCCGTCATCCTCCACGACATCGCGCAGGCCGCCCGCTTCGCGGACTACCTGGTGGCGATGCACGACGGGGAACTGTACGACTGGGGGCCGCCGGAGGAAGTCGTGACCGAGCAGCTGCTGGCCGACGTCTTCGGCGTCGAGGCGACCGTTCAGCACGAGCCCGAACTGCAGGTGTTGCCCCGTCGAGCGCTACCCGAGCGCTAA
- a CDS encoding cupin domain-containing protein, protein MSDPLIRRRDEIEYETVDAADGLEKGVLVSDDHGAPHFAIRRFVLEPGAAVPKHTNDVEHEQYVLEGEYTVGIGDEEYAVEAGDSLLIPAGTVHWYRNEGDDPGAFICAVPNGDDEIELLE, encoded by the coding sequence ATGTCCGACCCGCTGATTCGCCGTCGCGACGAGATCGAGTACGAGACGGTCGACGCGGCCGACGGCCTCGAGAAGGGCGTCCTCGTCAGCGACGACCACGGCGCGCCCCACTTCGCGATCCGCCGGTTCGTCCTCGAGCCCGGCGCCGCGGTGCCGAAACACACCAACGACGTCGAACACGAGCAGTACGTCCTCGAGGGCGAGTACACCGTGGGCATCGGAGACGAGGAGTACGCGGTCGAAGCCGGCGACTCGCTGCTCATCCCCGCGGGAACGGTCCACTGGTACCGCAACGAGGGCGACGATCCCGGCGCGTTCATCTGCGCCGTCCCGAACGGCGACGACGAGATCGAACTGCTCGAGTGA
- a CDS encoding cold-shock protein yields the protein MAKGTVDFFNDTGGYGFIETEDADEDVFFHMEDIGGPDLEEGQELEFDIEQAPKGPRATNVERL from the coding sequence ATGGCGAAAGGAACCGTTGATTTCTTCAACGACACTGGCGGCTACGGATTCATCGAAACTGAGGACGCGGACGAGGACGTCTTCTTCCACATGGAAGACATCGGCGGCCCGGACCTCGAGGAAGGACAGGAGCTCGAGTTCGACATCGAGCAGGCCCCCAAGGGCCCGCGCGCGACGAACGTCGAGCGCCTGTAA
- a CDS encoding methyl-accepting chemotaxis protein, whose amino-acid sequence MDLNPLRGVPGVRSSYALRFGAALFVVVLVVGVFGGVIYAHTGSELEDDVESRLVSDAESDAERLDGWLESSERNLESLTRSLEFRNDDRVSISDSLHRLNERPGFEGAYYVDAGNGTVDVEAGTDAVVEGGRLSEAADERLSSAIEAEGRATFTETFETADGRPAMLAVSTVPGDSDHVVVGLVDLESLSRAVIASDGTKDAVVVDGSGTVVLAEDRSLLLRDDVLEAGSVGDGAGTTSIESDADGETVVGYAPIENGNGEWTMTTRVPAAQAYSLQSDVSLQILAMLGVVVASIVVLGATVGRNTARSLRDLSERAAAIEDGNLEEPVESDRRDELGELHRSIDRMRRSLRDRLEETEAARAEAERARTESERFSRHLERTADEYGETMRACADGDLTRRLEPDDESEAMGAVAREFNGMMDDIEATVAATRAFADAVDRSAESTAEGVAEVRSASEQVTTSVQEIADGAERQSTQLAAIADEVDELSTTTEEIAASSSQVATLAERTAATSTDARESARRAIDGMNAIEAEAAEAVAEVDRLEDELEAIDDLLAFIGDVTRETNMLALNASIEAARSRSDDAEFTAVADQVKSLAEDTQEAATDIEARLERVNEQATRAAAVVRETDERIADHRSAVETSVAALEEISEFADETNDGIQEISAATQQQAAATQEVVSMTDDVTAISEETSAEAETVAAAAEEQTSSLITVSHTATSLSERAQELSDALSTFEVTAETDAEREPVSREGDDAVSDDADESTADGTGETSTDASQEFTWAESQ is encoded by the coding sequence ATGGATTTGAATCCGTTACGGGGAGTTCCGGGCGTTCGAAGCAGCTACGCGCTTCGGTTCGGTGCCGCGCTATTCGTGGTGGTGCTCGTCGTGGGGGTGTTCGGCGGCGTCATCTACGCACACACCGGCTCCGAACTCGAGGACGACGTCGAGTCGCGGCTCGTCAGCGACGCCGAGAGCGACGCCGAGCGACTCGACGGCTGGTTGGAATCGTCCGAACGAAATCTGGAATCGCTCACTCGGTCGCTCGAGTTTCGAAACGACGACCGCGTTTCGATCTCCGACTCGTTACACCGGCTGAACGAACGCCCCGGTTTCGAGGGGGCGTACTACGTCGACGCCGGGAACGGGACCGTCGACGTCGAGGCCGGAACGGACGCCGTCGTCGAGGGCGGTCGCCTCAGCGAGGCGGCCGACGAACGGCTCTCGAGCGCGATCGAGGCCGAGGGCCGGGCCACGTTCACCGAGACGTTCGAGACCGCGGACGGACGGCCGGCGATGCTCGCTGTCAGCACCGTTCCCGGCGACTCGGATCACGTCGTCGTCGGCCTCGTCGACCTCGAGTCGCTGTCTCGAGCGGTGATCGCCAGCGACGGGACGAAAGACGCGGTCGTCGTCGACGGCTCGGGGACCGTCGTGCTCGCCGAGGACCGCTCGCTGCTCCTTCGCGACGACGTCCTCGAGGCGGGTTCGGTCGGCGACGGCGCCGGAACGACGTCGATCGAGTCCGACGCGGACGGCGAGACCGTCGTCGGCTACGCGCCGATCGAGAACGGAAACGGAGAGTGGACGATGACGACCCGCGTCCCCGCCGCTCAGGCCTACTCGCTGCAGTCGGACGTCTCGCTGCAGATCCTCGCCATGCTGGGCGTCGTCGTCGCGAGCATCGTGGTGCTCGGCGCGACCGTCGGCCGAAACACCGCCCGGTCGCTGCGGGACCTCTCCGAGCGAGCGGCGGCCATCGAGGACGGGAACCTCGAGGAGCCGGTCGAGTCCGATCGGCGCGACGAACTCGGCGAGTTACACCGGTCGATCGACCGGATGCGACGGTCGCTCCGCGACCGCCTCGAGGAGACCGAGGCGGCCCGCGCCGAGGCCGAGCGGGCTCGGACCGAGTCCGAACGGTTCTCCCGGCACCTCGAGCGGACGGCCGACGAGTACGGCGAAACGATGCGCGCCTGCGCGGACGGCGACCTCACGCGTCGGCTCGAGCCCGACGACGAGAGCGAGGCCATGGGGGCCGTCGCCCGGGAGTTCAACGGAATGATGGACGACATCGAGGCGACGGTCGCCGCGACGCGGGCGTTCGCCGACGCGGTCGACCGGAGCGCCGAGTCGACGGCCGAGGGCGTCGCCGAGGTGCGGTCGGCCTCCGAGCAGGTGACGACGTCGGTCCAGGAGATCGCCGACGGCGCCGAACGCCAGAGCACGCAGCTCGCGGCGATCGCCGACGAAGTCGACGAACTCTCGACGACGACCGAGGAGATCGCCGCGAGCTCCTCGCAGGTGGCCACGCTGGCGGAGCGGACCGCCGCCACGAGCACGGACGCCCGCGAATCGGCGCGCCGGGCGATCGACGGGATGAACGCCATCGAAGCGGAGGCCGCCGAGGCCGTCGCGGAGGTCGACCGACTCGAGGACGAACTCGAGGCGATCGACGACCTGCTGGCGTTCATCGGCGACGTGACCCGGGAGACGAACATGCTCGCGCTCAACGCCTCGATCGAGGCGGCGCGCTCGCGCTCCGACGACGCGGAGTTCACCGCGGTCGCGGACCAGGTCAAGTCCCTCGCCGAGGACACCCAGGAGGCGGCGACGGACATCGAAGCCCGCCTCGAGCGGGTCAACGAGCAGGCGACCCGAGCGGCGGCCGTCGTCCGCGAGACCGACGAGCGGATCGCGGACCACCGCAGCGCGGTCGAGACGTCGGTCGCGGCCCTCGAAGAGATTTCCGAGTTCGCCGACGAGACCAACGACGGGATTCAGGAGATCTCGGCGGCGACCCAGCAACAGGCCGCCGCGACGCAGGAGGTCGTCTCGATGACCGACGACGTGACGGCGATCAGCGAGGAGACCAGCGCCGAGGCGGAGACGGTCGCCGCGGCCGCGGAGGAACAGACCTCGTCGCTCATCACGGTGTCGCACACCGCGACGTCGCTGTCCGAGCGCGCACAGGAGCTCTCCGACGCGCTCTCGACCTTCGAAGTGACGGCCGAGACGGACGCGGAACGCGAGCCAGTGAGTCGCGAGGGAGACGATGCCGTGTCTGACGATGCGGACGAATCAACGGCCGACGGGACTGGCGAGACGTCGACGGACGCATCGCAGGAATTCACGTGGGCCGAATCGCAGTAA
- a CDS encoding Lrp/AsnC family transcriptional regulator, which translates to MTDYDLDAVDREILYALQEEARNLSSSEIAERTDASSSTVRKRIQRLESEGVIKGYSANIDYTKSGYPIRMLLYCTASIPERGDYIDDLLDISGVVSVQELVTGEQNLLVTAVVKNDREITPIAQEISDMGLTITDEVLVRSHQSTSFDEFSSQ; encoded by the coding sequence ATGACGGACTACGATCTCGACGCGGTCGATCGGGAGATTCTCTACGCGCTCCAGGAGGAAGCCCGGAACCTCTCGTCGAGTGAGATCGCCGAGCGGACCGACGCGTCCTCGAGCACCGTGCGCAAACGCATCCAGCGGTTGGAGTCGGAGGGCGTCATCAAGGGCTACAGCGCCAACATCGACTACACGAAGTCGGGGTATCCGATCCGGATGCTCCTCTACTGCACGGCGTCGATTCCGGAGCGAGGCGACTACATCGACGATCTACTGGACATTTCCGGCGTCGTCTCGGTACAGGAGTTGGTCACGGGCGAGCAGAACCTGCTCGTGACGGCCGTCGTCAAGAACGACCGAGAGATCACGCCGATCGCACAGGAGATCTCGGACATGGGGCTGACGATCACCGACGAAGTGCTCGTGCGGAGCCACCAGTCGACGTCGTTCGACGAATTCTCCTCTCAGTAA
- a CDS encoding ABC transporter substrate-binding protein translates to MPTDDGTTRRTVMKTTGALAGLGIGAGCLGESGSSNEGSTYSVTMEPVGEVEFDGVPESWLPYTADYADMGVALGQGDGLVGVGRAHLYGTHYYDELPGVSVDAGELTELWDGGTGQEVFYELDADVHLIDPNFMINRLGWSRDEVDEIADTVAPFIGNTIFSASYDWHDYDRYTLYEAFEKVAELFQERGRYEAFATLHDEVIADLESRRPEESPSVAVLVPASAEPEEFYPYLIDEGTQSKHWTDLGVRDALGTNDIEDAQAGGGTVDYETLLEIDPDVIAIRQQGQVTEEEFENGIVSFLRDHDVASELEAVRNDRVVYAGMTYQGPIIHLFQLERVAQGLFPNAFGGEDLFDRQAVADIVAGNT, encoded by the coding sequence ATGCCAACCGACGACGGAACGACGAGACGGACCGTGATGAAGACGACCGGAGCGCTCGCCGGCCTCGGGATCGGCGCCGGCTGCCTCGGCGAGTCCGGGTCGTCGAACGAGGGGAGCACCTACTCGGTGACGATGGAACCGGTCGGCGAGGTCGAGTTCGACGGCGTCCCCGAGTCGTGGCTCCCGTACACGGCCGATTACGCCGACATGGGCGTCGCGCTCGGTCAGGGGGACGGGCTGGTCGGCGTCGGCCGAGCTCACCTGTACGGCACCCACTACTACGACGAACTCCCGGGCGTCTCGGTCGACGCGGGCGAGCTCACGGAACTCTGGGACGGCGGCACCGGACAGGAGGTCTTCTACGAACTCGACGCCGACGTCCACCTCATCGACCCCAACTTCATGATCAACCGGCTCGGCTGGAGTCGGGACGAGGTCGACGAGATCGCCGACACCGTCGCGCCCTTCATCGGGAACACGATCTTCTCGGCCAGCTACGACTGGCACGACTACGACCGCTACACGCTGTACGAGGCCTTCGAGAAAGTGGCCGAACTGTTCCAGGAGCGCGGGCGCTACGAGGCCTTCGCGACGCTGCACGACGAGGTGATCGCCGACCTCGAGTCGCGGCGGCCGGAGGAGAGCCCGTCGGTCGCGGTGCTGGTTCCCGCCTCGGCCGAACCCGAGGAGTTCTACCCCTACCTCATCGACGAGGGGACGCAGTCGAAACACTGGACGGATCTCGGCGTCCGCGACGCGCTGGGTACCAACGACATCGAGGACGCACAGGCCGGCGGCGGCACGGTCGACTACGAGACGTTACTCGAGATCGATCCCGACGTGATTGCCATCCGACAACAGGGCCAAGTGACTGAGGAGGAGTTCGAAAACGGGATCGTCTCCTTCCTCCGCGATCACGACGTCGCGAGCGAACTCGAGGCCGTGCGAAACGATCGCGTCGTCTACGCGGGCATGACCTACCAGGGTCCGATCATCCACCTCTTCCAACTCGAGCGGGTCGCGCAGGGACTGTTCCCGAACGCGTTCGGCGGCGAGGACCTGTTCGACCGACAGGCCGTAGCCGATATTGTCGCCGGTAACACGTAA